Proteins encoded by one window of Rhizobium sp. NLR16a:
- the thiE gene encoding thiamine phosphate synthase, which translates to MKVFDLSLYLVLDPELCAGIGMVETARLAVAGGATMVQLRDKHAGTTRMIETGRALKQALAGTGALLIVNDDVEAAIAISADGLHIGQEDMDARTARTMIGPDMILGLSVETAPLATAVDPGLVDYAGVGPVFATPTKADHKQPIGFDGLARLVKASPVPSVAIGGLKANHVAEVFAAGANGLAVVSAIAGTPDPEAATRRIAAEIRKVRP; encoded by the coding sequence ATGAAGGTTTTCGACCTTTCGCTCTATCTCGTCCTCGACCCCGAACTCTGCGCCGGGATCGGCATGGTCGAGACCGCGCGCCTTGCCGTTGCCGGCGGCGCCACGATGGTGCAACTGCGCGACAAACATGCGGGCACGACCAGAATGATCGAGACCGGCCGAGCCTTGAAACAAGCGCTTGCGGGAACCGGCGCCCTGCTCATCGTCAACGACGATGTCGAGGCGGCGATCGCCATAAGTGCCGACGGCCTGCATATCGGCCAGGAGGACATGGACGCGCGCACGGCACGGACGATGATCGGTCCCGACATGATCCTCGGCCTCTCGGTCGAGACAGCGCCGCTTGCCACGGCCGTCGATCCTGGTCTCGTCGATTATGCCGGCGTCGGACCGGTCTTTGCGACGCCGACCAAGGCCGACCACAAGCAGCCGATCGGCTTTGACGGTCTGGCAAGGCTGGTGAAGGCTTCGCCGGTGCCGTCAGTCGCCATCGGCGGCCTCAAGGCGAACCACGTGGCCGAGGTATTTGCCGCAGGCGCCAATGGGCTTGCCGTCGTCTCAGCCATCGCCGGCACGCCGGACCCCGAGGCGGCCACGCGCCGCATCGCCGCAGAAATCCGAAAGGTCCGCCCATGA